From one Scophthalmus maximus strain ysfricsl-2021 chromosome 19, ASM2237912v1, whole genome shotgun sequence genomic stretch:
- the LOC118313636 gene encoding guanine nucleotide-binding protein subunit alpha-14 has translation MAGCCVSAEEKENQRINEEIEKQLRRDKKDSRRELKLLLLGTGESGKSTFIKQMRIIHGGGYTAEDKKSYVKLVCQNIFTSMQSMIRAMEVLRISFSDPQNQYHANSVLEMEVDKVEELDQSFASAIKSLWNDGGIQECYDRRREYQLSDSTKYYLTDLDRISEPSFLPNLQDILRVRVPTTGIIEYPFDMENVIFRMVDVGGQRSERRKWIHCFENVTSIIFLVALSEYDQVLAECDNENRMEESKALFKTIITYPWFQRSSVILFLNKTDILREKILYSHLDTYFPEFTGPQQDPTAAQDFILRMYQEQNPDKDKTLYPHFTCATDTENIRFVFVAVKDTILRHNLKEFNLV, from the exons ATGGCGGGATGCTGCGTGTCGgcggaggagaaagagaacCAGAGGATCAACGAGGAGATCGAGAAGCAGCTGCGGAGAGACAAGAAGGACTCGCGCAGggagctgaagctgctgctgttag GCACTGGAGAGAGTGGAAAGAGCACCTTCATCAAACAAATGAGGATCATACATGGAGGAGGATACACAGCTGAGGACAAGAAGAGCTATGTCAAACTGGTCTGCCAGAACATCTTCACGTCCATGCAGTCGATGATCCGAGCCATGGAGGTGCTCCGTATATCTTTCTCTGACCCCCAGAACCAG TACCACGCTAACTCAGTgctggagatggaggtggacaAGGTGGAGGAGTTGGACCAAAGCTTCGCGTCGGCCATCAAGAGTCTGTGGAACGATGGGGGAATACAGGAGTGCTACGACCGACGCAGGGAGTACCAGTTGTCCGACTCCACCAAATA ctatCTCACTGACCTGGATCGAATTTCAGAGCCCTCTTTTTTACCCAACCTTCAGGACATCCTCAGGGTCCGAGTGCCAACCACAGGTATCATCGAGTATCCGTTTGACATGGAGAACGTCATTTTCAG GATGGTGGACgtggggggtcagaggtcagagcggAGGAAGTGGATCCACTGCTTTGAGAACGTCACCTCCATCATCTTCCTGGTGGCGCTCAGCGAGTACGACCAGGTCCTGGCTGAGTGCGACAACGAG AACCGCATGGAGGAGAGCAAGGCTCTGTTCAAAACCATCATCACCTACCCGTGGTTCCAGCGCTCCTCGGTCATTCTCTTCCTGAACAAGACCGACATCCTCAGGGAGAAGATCCTGTACTCTCACTTAGACACCTACTTCCCCGAATTTacag GACCTCAGCAGGATCCTACTGCAGCTCAAGATTTCATCCTGAGAATGTACCAAGAACAAAACCCAGACAAGGACAAGACGCTGTATCCTCACTTCACCTGCGCCACAGACACGGAGAACATCCGCTTCGTCTTTGTGGCCGTCAAAGACACCATCCTCAGACACAACCTGAAGGAGTTCAATCTGGTGTaa